The nucleotide window TGTAATAGTAATAATGGGTCTGTAGGTTGATGTCGTCCGCGTTCGGTTCGGCGAGAATCTCACTCACGGCATTTGCGATTCCGATGGTGACGGGGAGCCGCTTGCAGAAATCCGAACTGTTCCAGTCCAGTTTGGTGAAAGTGAGTATCTCACGGCAGAGGCGTCGGTAATCGCCGCTGAAGTGCTCCTCGTGAGGTCTAACGACGATGGGAGTGGGCACGCCCGGCCCGTTGTACACGGACTGCTCGGGTACGTATCCGGTAGTGTAGAGGTACCCTTCGCTCCGGTCAGGAGGGAGAGCAAGTGTGCCCCGCAACGGCGGATTGTCGCCTTCTGGAAAGAGGCGGAGTGGGTGGTGGTTCCTGATGGTGACGAATTCTTTCACGTCCACTTGGGCGGCACCGTCATCGAACCCTTCACTCTCCTTCGGCCAGAAGTTGGACGACTTGTGAAGTACAAGTCGATTCGGTTGCGAGTCTCGATAGTCGCCGTACTTCTCAAGAATACTTTCAACCAACCGCTTGGCGTCTGCGTACGAGAGGTGGGTCTGCGCTTCATCGCTGGCGATGTCTTGCACGGGATCTCCGCGAATGACGAAGTTCTCTCCGCCCTCTATGAATACCTGTGCGATCGACGCCCTGACGTCTGGATCGGCGCCCCGCTCTCTGTAGAACGAAATACCCGCGTAACACTGCTGGCTGTCAAAACTCGCCGTCTTCCAAGGCCTTCCCTCACGGGCTTTGTAGAGCATCCCGACGGCGATGTTCCACGCGAACTCAGAACGGTGCTGTACATCAGGACCCCCGCGCAGCGCTTTCGGTGACATCAGTTGCGTGGGGGTGCCAACTTCCATGCCTGCGAGCTTGACCTGACTCCGGAAATCGCTGTTCTCCGTTTGAATCCGGCCGGTGTCCGTATTCGGATCGCCACAAAGTTCCACGAAACGCTCGGGGATGGCAACGAATGTGATGTCGGGCGGTGGCGTCTGTGACCCGAGTCCTGCGATTTGGTGTTTCAGGTGTCTGATGGCGGGTTGGACGCGTTCTTGCCGGTCGGGTATCTCGGCAATCGTGTCCATATCCTTCTGACGGATGCGCCCCCTCCACTTTTCGTGCGTTTGGTAGTCGAACTGGAGGCGCGAGTCGACTCCGAGTCCTGGGAATGGTTGTCGCCATCGTTTCCGGTTCGAGTTGCTCGGAATACCGGTTCGCATCTTGCGGAGCAGTTCCTCCATCATTGAGATCGACCGACTGTCTCCGACAATCCCGACGTTCACGACCTCTTCCTCTATATTGGCCCGAGGGCGGGGGCCATACTTCAGCAGCCCTCCGCGCGGATCCTTCGCCGTTTCGCCATCGGCGAATAGCAATTCAGGCTCCATAATCCGGCGGAGCTTGAAATCGCTCATTGTTTCACCACGGTTTCACCTGCCATCAGTGCGTCTCGTTCCTCGGTGTTCTTGGGTGGCCGCTCTCGGAGATGAACGTCGATCGCGTCCTCGAAAGTCATCCGCTGCCCGCCCGTTCCTGGGATTGCCGCATAACCACCCCGTCCTTCATCGAGACCGAGGTAAGCTCGCCACTGTCTGAACTGACTTTTCTGGTTGGGGTTCCGAGATAGTGAGTTCTTGTCCAGTTGATTGTGGAGCTCGTCAGCACGGTCGCCACTGATGAACGAATCGCCTTGCCCACGCTCGGTGAACAACCACCCTGTCTCAACGAAGACATAGTATTGGTCGCCGTACTGTTTCACAACGGGCCTCCCGTACCGGTGTGCGTAGGCATTACCCCAGTCCTTTAGTGCGACGTATCCCTTGAACTTCTGATTGGCTTCTGAGTCGTTCTCGCCAGAGGGTCTTAGAGCACCTGACAATTCTTGCTGCCTGGTCTCGTCGGAATTCTGGTCGATGTCTCTGTCCCTCTGAATAATGAGTTTATGTCGGCCACGGTGACGGATGCTGACGCAGCGGTCGTGGCGGCTAACACCGCGCCACAGCACCTGCCGATTCAACAGGGCGGTTACTCCGCGATTGTGTTGGTCTCCTGTCTGACTCATCCATTCCGTGAAGTCGTGACACTCCGACGTGTCCGTCTTCACGAACTGTACGAGTGAACCAGGCATTTCCCCAGGTGGTAGTAGGCTGTACATCTGACCACTTTGGAACCAGATCGGAAGATAACGCGGATTTTGATCATACACGTCATGGTACTCGGGGGCCAGACTCCGCAGTGTCCAGATCTTGTCGGGGAGGTCAACGATTCGGACGAAATTTGGCGTGGGATTGCCGCGCTCCTTTACAGGTTCGTTCTCACGAGTGTAGAAGTCCCACTTCTTGTCTCCACGATTCTGTGACTCGCGATCTTCAATGAGTTCGCCTAGTCGCTCGTATCCCGCTTTTTTGATGCTGACTCGCTCCAAAAATCGCCAAAACTCCCGAAAATCGAGTGACTCGAATTGGTCTGCTTCCGCTTCGTTCAGATTGTGCCTCTCACACAGTTCCTCGTAGTAAGTCCGCACCTCTTCTTCTTTCCTAATACGATCGTGGAAGATGTCTTTCCACCGCGACTGACTGGCGTAGTCCTCGGCGAATACGATGAATTCGAACTCTCCCCTCTCAGAGCGCGAAAAGTCGATAAACTGACGGGCTAATTCGTCGATAAAACCGTTGTCGAACAGTGAGAGTTTGGTGTTCTTGGTCTCGACACGGAACCTCTTGTCCTCTGCGTGAGCCGGTCGGGACAATACAATATCAGAGGTTCCTGCATAACCGTCACCAACCTCCAAATATTCGCCAGCTTCGAGGTAGTCCCGAACCCGCCGCCGATACATCTCTGCTTTGTGGTGGCTGGACTCCTGTTCCCCCTCGAGATTCTCGAACGTCACTACCGTTGCATACCGCGGCCCAGAGCAAAAAATGTCGGGTGCAGCGAAAAACCGCTCCCGTAGCGGATAAGACGGAGGCGCAGTAACACCCATTCAGAAATCCGGCGATGCCCGACTCTCTCGATTTAGACGATGTGGCCGCACTGTTGTTCGACGAGCGGCGTTACAACGGCGACATCCGGCCTAAGGCCTTCCACAAGATCCTATACTTCGCAAAGGAGGAGTTAGACAGAGAATGTGTCGATGAAACCATCGACACGTACTGGTATATGTGGGGTGCGGTGGTAGCGACGTCTGATTCGTCTCTCGAAATAAGAGAGGGGACTGATGGGCAACGGGTGATATGTGAGACAGAGGTTTCCGACATTGATGCCCCTCGTACTACTATTCGACGCGCCCGACGAGCGATCTCCAGCACACTAGATCGCTACTATGACCGCGGCATCGAAGGATTAACCGACGAGATGTATGACGAGGCCCCGTACGATGTTCAACGACACTTTCGGGAATTGGACAAGCAACTCGACGCGGCTGGCGACTCTAAACAGCTGACGATCACCCTCGATCGGAACGAAAAGCGCACTCGGGAAACGCTCCACAGATTCGTCCAGAGCTTCCCGATTGACGACTTCCCCCAGTACGAGGACGATCTTCACATCTGGTACCGATTGATGAGTGCTGAGTTAGACTCGGAGGACTACGACCCTCAGACCGCAGAGATGCTTGCGAAATCATTCTGGCGACTGTACTGTCTTGAACTCGCGTGTAGAGCGGACAATCTCTCCCGGTCGGAAATTGCCGAAGAACGAGGCGTCGGCAGCGTCGAAAGTGCTAAAGAAGAGATTCGTGAGCGCCTCCGCCGGAGGGAGCGCGAGAAGGCGAGGCGGAACTCGAAGGATACTCGGGTCGCCAAAGAAGCGGCCGACGCTTTCGTCGTGCCATTCATCGACAACGACCTACTTCTGCACTAATGGCTCGGTACTTTCTTGACACCGGTGTTCTCGTTGGCCTGACGTTCCTCCACGACCTGTGGCACGACGACGCCGAACGACTCTACGATACCGATAACGGCCTCTACACAAGCCGAGCAGTCGTTTACGAGTACTGCAACAACAGCAACTCGAGCAGACTTGAGGACACAGTCGTGGACTGGGACACGGATGCGGGTCTTTTCGGGGCAATCTTAGCGAAGGTTCGCGCTGCCCAGATGAATCTCAACTTACGAATGGATGGGTACGAAGACTACGAACTGGATATTGAAACGCTCGTTGAGGCTTTTCTCGAAGAGACTGACGTGATGGGTAGCATCAAGCCGGAAAGACTAATCGAAGAACACATCAAAACTAATATTAGAAACGAGTTGGAAGATACACTCGCTGACGAAGAGGTCACTACCGCGTCGGCCCGACGTGCCTTGGACAGCCTGTGTGACACCGTTATATACGAAGCACACGAGACGAAGCAAAAGCTCCAAAACCGGGTCACACAAGGGCCCTCCGGGTCCCTCGGTAAGTTTGAGCGCAGACAGCGTCTTGGATTCGTGGACGGGTATATGGACAAGGTAATCCTATCCGACGCTGCGCATCAGAACGACCGAAATCTGGTCAATAAGGTGGTGACCGCAGACAAATCAGATATGTACGGGCACCGTGAACGGATTAATGCCGAGTTGGGAATCCGAGTCGTCTACATCAAAGACGATTTTGCCGATCCCTGTTGGCCTGACGGTGAATGAGGAGCTGTAGATGCGATGCTCCTCCTCCACGGACATGCCTGAAACGACTGCTTTTATCACCTTTGGGGATGACTCACACTTCTCCAGTTTTGACTCTAAAATAATCCAATCTGAATTCTGTAATCACCTGCTGCGTTGGTTGGCTAGGTGTGACACATTGTGTTTCCGGTGGTAACTACCGGCACTCCGGATAATCTGTCGCCCGGCGCCGGATTTGTTAAAATCCATACTGGAATGCTCTGGACGAATATCCCCGCGGTAATTGCGAATGCCAAGATTGCTGTATAGGATCTGACCTCTGGATGAGGTCGTTATAATAGTGACGAGAAGGGAAGTGGAGGTCGGTATATCGGCTTCATCACCAATCAACCCAGAAACTAGAATATGAATGTGATCCGACCAAGTACGACCTTACGTGCGGCGCATATTACAGTCCGTGGTCGTCTCTTCAAACATCGAACGCCTGCTCGAACGGCAGCCCGGCTTGGAAGACGAACTGACGTCGCTCCGCGAGGATATCGAGGAAGCCGCGGACCGGCGGTGAATCTGGCTAATCGTCCGGTGACGGAACGTGAAACGAGCCGTTCAGGCATCTTCAGCGACGACGTCGAGAAGATCCCACTCGAACTGGGCGAGGTCCTGGGCGACAGTGCTGTCCTGGCTAATCTGGTACATGGGACTTCCGTTGACCTCTCTCGTCTGCTCGACGACGCCGAGATGGAGTTCGTTCGGGATGCACTGTGGGACAAGTTGCGGGCAGAATTCGACAGTACCCATGTTCACGTCGAGCTAATTCCGGATACCGACCTGGATCTGGAGGCTGTTTTGAGGGCAGTCTCGACTGAATGGGACGGAAGGAAGGCGGATATGTTTGTATCGGGCCGATCTGACTGGGTGTGGTGAGTGGCAGGGACAGTGTCAGCGCCACTTCATTCAATCAACTCGACGTGATTGACTGCGAGAGACGGTTCTCCGTCCGCACTCTCGTAGATGAGGAGGTTGTCCTCCCGCCATCGAAGCAGTTCCTCGTGGATCGTCTCGACGGCGATACTGGCAAGGGGAGCCCGGTCGCTGCTCCTGATCACACTGTCTAATTCAGTGAGATAGAGACACAGTGGGTCGGAGTCCTCGTGTTGGAAGGCTGCAACGACACGGTCGCGAGTAGCTGACTCGTCCGCCCCAAGCAGTTGGGGAGCCCGGAGTGAACGAAATACCACCTCATCTGTTTCGTCAGTTTGGCGGGCGCGATCAGCTGCGATCAAACGACACTCCTCCTCAGTGGTGTCCTTGTCCACAGCGACTGCATTCCCGTTCTCGCTCAACCGGACTTCATTCGATTCGTGGGCCCTCACGGTGTCTCCGGAAAGTTCCGTGCCCCCACGTTTCTCCCGCTGTCGAACGTGCTCTCGGACGGTGGAAGCCGAGAGTGGAGGCTGTAGTCCGTCGCCGGGGGTCCGGACCTTGGTAACGGCTGCGACAAGTACGTCTTCGATGTCAGCTCCCGTGTAGCCCTCTGCAGCCTCCGCGATACGATCCAGCCAGTCGGATTCCGCTGGTGTCGTTACTGCGTGGGAGAGGATCTCGTCGAGGTCCCCCTCGTCGCTGACGCGAATCTGTTCCAAGTAGTGGTGGAAGATGGCCTTTCGTTCAGTAGCGGTCGGCCGGTGGAACTCAATCGGCTGGTTTCCGAGCCTCCCCGGTCGAAGAAGCGCCGGGTCAAGAACTTCCGAGAGGTTAGTCGACGCGACGACCCTCGGTGCGTCGTCGGTTTTCGCGTCGACACCATCGAGGAGCACTAGGAGTTGGGCGACCAACTGTGCGCTGTGTTCGTGGGACGAGGCACTCCGACTCCGGGCGATCGCGTCGATCTCGTCGATATAGAGGACCTGTGACTGGCTCTCCCGGGCCTCTTGGAACTGCTTGCGGAGCATCCGTTCGGACTCACCGACCCACTTGCTGAGAATCTCCGGTCCGGAGATCGTCACGGGCATTCCACCGAAGAGCTCTTCGCAGGTTTCCATGACGAGCTCTGTCTTCCCGGTCCCCGGTGGCCCTTCGAGCAGGATCCCCGTGCGATGGGCGAGCCCCCAGTCGTCATTGTCTGCCTGGAAGAATCGGCGGAGGGCTTCCTTCTGCTCCGAAAGCCCTGCCACGCGTTCTGATGACAGTGGGTGGACCGTTGGACAGTCCAGTGAACTGGCCAGTGTGTCGCCATGTATCTCGAACCTGTCTGCTGGTTCTGTTGGGTGGCTGCCCGGGACCTCGAGGAGCAACCGGAGGTCGTTCGCTTCCGAGGTGCTGGACTGGTCGAACTTGTATCGCTGCCACACTTCGTGTGCCAACGAATCGCCCTCGACCCGTACACGGTGTCGTCGTTGCGCTTCCTGCTGATCCGCCCGTTCGAACGTGAAGGCATCGTCGTCATCGACCGAATTCGAGAGCTCCCGGTGTGAGAACCGCCCCTCGTCGTCGCGAACGCCGACGCGAATACCGGTCGTGGTCGGATCCAGCTCTAGCCGATCCTGTAGTCCCTCGTGGTTCTCGTTCGAATCAGACATCGTCGTAGAGCCTGGTGATGAGGTCCGATGCAGTCTGGAGGCCAATGCAGCGACTCTCGCTCAAGCAGGGAACACACAGCCGAACTCGCAGCGTCTCGAAGATGTCTTCCTGATTCTGGACGAGCCTGTCGAGGTGACGGGCCTGTCGTTCGCCTCTGTATAGAAGTCGTGGCGGAACCACGACGAAGAGCGTCTCCACGGACTGAGATTCCTGATATTTCTCGACCGACTCGACGAGCTTTCGGTACCCGAACGCGGCCTCGGAGAAGCCTGTCTCGAATTCAATCGCCAACGGAGCCTCGTGCTCCTGCCTGTCGAGAAACCCGTCGAGTTGGTCGGTTGGCAAGCGCCGATCTTCGTCGAGAAACACGTCGGCAATCACGCTGTCGTCGTCTTCGACGCCGCTACTCAGTACGTGTTCTGTCGCGAGTGGTCCGTCATTGATGAGTGACTCTCGCACGAACGTCTCGAACGGCTGGTCCCCGTCCCTCGCAGCATTCCAGAGCGTCCGCGCGAGTCCTTCAGCGACGAGGGCCTTCCAGTTGTAGTGTCGACTACTCTCTTCACCGTAGGACTGGCGCTCGGTGAGGGCGACCTTCGCCCACCGATCCGCTCGCAGGGCGGCCGTGAAGCTCGCGTCGAACTGTGAGATCGTCTCGTAGGCCGGCGCGTTCGTGAAGCCGAAGTACTGTGCGACGCGTTCCGCAAAGCGGTCAGCATCGGTCACTCGCGGCCGAGCGACAGTGACGGGTGCCGAGCGGAGCGTTTCGAACGCTCCAGTGGTATTATCGTTGTCCTGAGGCGGCGCGGCGTCGGCCAGGTCTGCGATGAGGTTCTCGACGAAATTCCGGCGTCGATACGTTGACTCCCATTCTTGAGGAACGTTGACGACCAGGTAGCCGAGGTTGCCAGAGTAGAGGGTGTCCCCGTGGTCCCTGAGTGCTGGGACGACGTCGACCCCGCCCCGTTTGATCGTGGGACTGCCGTTCTCCTCGGAGGCGGTCCACTCGTCGTCTGTCAGATCGAGCGTGACAATTCGCCCGCTCACAGTCGGGATCTGGACCTCGTTCGCGACGAAGTCTACCTGCTCGACTGTGGGTTCGCCACCCTGGAGTTCGGTAAACGTGTCCCGGAGCGCGTGCTGGAGGAACGAGAAGGACTGGATCTCGTCGTCGCTGTCGGCACAGTGGAGGATCAGCGTCGGTCGATCCGAGTCGTAGGGTTGACCGCCGCGCCAGCCGAACACTGGATCGGCGTCTTCGATGTCGTCGAGCAGTACCTGTCCTCCGCCCTGAACCACTGACTGCGCCGTCGGGCGGGACTGGCTGTCGATCCTGTCCGCTGATCTGGTGACCTCGATGTCGCGTCCTCGAACGGGTTTCTCTCGGCGCCCAGTACTCTGGTTCTGGCGTCGGAGTTGCAACCCTTCTACGGATTGCTCCCGACGCCGCCCCACGGTCACTTCGTGTGCCGATATGTGGGTTTCGTGCCTCGACACTGGAGGTGTCGGACGCACTGCCGTCGCGACGGTATCCTGGGCTCGCCGCAGGGAGATTCCGGCTACGTCGGGCGCGGGCGGTTCGGATCGCTCGATGGCGGGAATCGGCCTGCTTCGTTCTTCGATCGCGTCTTCCGAGCTCGTGATCGCTAACTGTTCACGCTCTTCGAGTGACAGCGGGCTGCTGGGCTCTTCGTCGTCCTCCCCAGACTGGGTCGCACTGGAACTCACACCCGTCACTTGATCGGCTATCTCTGCCTCTTCCGGATTGTCGACGTCCATGCGACGACCCCGTTTGTCACGGGAGTTAGTCATCGTTCACTGGATGCCCGAACTCCTCAATGAGCTCCCCTATCGCCTCGGACTCACTACTATTCCCGTAGTTGCTCTGATCTTCGAACACCACGTTAGACCTCGAAATCCTGGTGGGGAGGCGAAACGCGTATTCGGTGAATCGATACTCCTCGCCCTCTCCGATGTCGTCCCGATTCTGCGCTTTTCGGAGCCACTTCTGTTCGTTAGAAAACCGGTTTGTATCTCGTGCCCATGCGCGATAATAGGCGTACTGCAGCTTCGTCAGATCGCCTTTGTCGTGCTCGAGATCGAACTCGAGATCGAACGGCGGCCTGATTTGCAGCAGCGTCGACAGCGACTCGTGATAGTCCTCGTTGAACGCCCGGGCCTCGGGCTCCGAACTGTCGAACACCCCCAGTTCAGTGAGCCGCTCGAGTTCGTCACCATCGAGGACTCGGTCAGCGTGTCGACGCTCTACGTTCGCATTGACGCGGAAAAGCGCCGTCAGTTCCGGACACCCCGGCGGACACAGGTTTATCATCCGTTCGAACCAGGTCTCGAAAGACTCGCTGGTGGCTATTCGCCCTTCCTCCGGAACGACGAACAGCTTCTGGGGGAGCTCGAACTCCGAAAGGTCCGCTTCTCGATCGTGCTCAGTCGGATCACTCACGGCGTTCGTCAGGGTTTCCTCGAGCGTCGCAAACGCCTCGAGCCCTTCTACCACTGATGCCGCACTGTTGAGGGTGATATCCTCCACGCTCGTCGAATCTAGCGGGTACTCCTCGAATTGGTCGAGAGACCGGTCGTCGATGGTCAGGGTATCCAGCGGTTCCGCGGTAACGGTCCACTTGAATCCGTCTAACCACCACGGAAGCCGTTCCTCGTCGGGATCGGCGTAGCCGACCAGATCACCGTGGTCGTCGAGGATCTCTTCGTACGTCCGCCCCTCGATATCGACTGTCGAACTGAGAGCTTCTTCGACGCGGCGTTCGAACTCACTTCCGGTCGGCAACCGGCGCAATTTCGCAGCGACGTTGGCCAATCGCTCCTCGTCCAACCAATCGAATACTTGAGACGCTTCGGTCGCAGTCGACATGCTTTCTGGTACCGTGGACTCATGTTAAGTGCTTGCGAATCGACTAAAGAAGAGCGTAGACTGTGGCAGCCTACAACTCCGATGATCGGTCCTGATCCCAACCTCAGGATAGAATTATAGGTTCGGTTTTGGGTAGTCGTGAGCGGCAATGCAATCTTCTCAGTCGAACGTGATACGGAGATAGCCTCCGCGGATTGTCCGTTCTAAAGTAGTAGCGACGATACAATCCACAACGTTGTCAGGCACGTCCTCAACTGCCTGTAGATCTAGGTCAGGGAGATACGCATAGAGGTCTGATGGCGTCCAGAACGTAACGCCTGGTGCTAACGTGACCGACATTGAATCTAAGGAGCCAACTTCGTCACCTACGACGCGAACCAATTGGATGCGATACGGGACATCATGACGAACAAACTTCAGCGCTCGGCGGAACTCATTTACCGTGAAGCGAACCGTATAGGGCGCCTCGCCTACAACAGCCTTTACTTCGACCGGAGTTGGTTGTGCGGTTGTATCCACAGCTGTTCCTGCGACCCGCCCTGTGATATCGAGGATATCGTACCCTGGGCCCCGCTCGTCAGCGGCGACGAAGGCGAGACGGGGCGGATCGTCGGATCGAGTCGTCTTACCGGCTTCGATGGAATGCTGAAGACGTCTGGCGAGTCTCTCAGGGGTTCGCTCCAGGCGGTTGAGGTCGCTGCAACGACCAGGGTTATGCCAAGGGCATGGACTCGACTCGTTGACAATCGGCTGGAGATGCTCCCCCAGTCGCTGTTGCCAGTCGTCGGTTTCATTGGCCCATGTCTGTAGCTGGCTGCAGACAGAAGCGAAAATGACCTCCTCAGCGAACTCTGGCCGGTCGGTGAGTTCGCTGCTCCCGCCGCTTCCGTATCCGGCATCTCGAGATTGAATGCGACCGCTCACCTCGACACTGTCGCGTGCATCGAACCGTATCGGTTCGGCTAGAATAGTCTCAAAAGCTTGTTCTCGCACTCTTCGTGTATGTGTCTCTTCGGGACCCGATATATCGTGAATGTCTGGGAAGGTTCCGGTCTCGAGGTACTGCCTAAGTGATCGACAAAGTGTCTCATTGCCGTCCCGACTTTCTTCCCCCGACCCAGATTCAGGTGATCCGTCGTTACAGATGACTGTGAGTATAGCTTCAGAGAGGTCGTCCACGGCGGCAGAGCCAAGTGAGAGCCAGCAATTCTCTTCGCCAGTTTTGTCATCTGTTTCCAAGAGGCGATATGCGAGCGGGGGCCTGGACCAAGACCACTCCGCGGGCTGCTGGCGTGTCTCAATTCGCCATTCTTGGACGTCTCGGAGGTCAGTCCGCCGGGTTTCCTTATCAGCGTTCCACCAGATTCGACACACCTTTTCTAGACGTTGTGCTTGCTCTTTCGGCAGCGAGTGGTGCTCTTGGAAAATCGGGTGATGGTCGTCCGCCCACGTGACGAACCTTTCCGGAGCAATCGTCTGTGACAGTGTTTTGCAGGGGCAGTCGTCCACCAAAGCCGCCCGATCGGAGAGTAAAGTTTGGACCATCTCAACGGCCGGTTCCGAAGCCGACTGCGTAGCGTCAATAAACGGCTTCAGGGCATCGGTGTCGGGTGTACCATTCCCGATGGCCTGTCGGATGTTCGTCCGGACGGAATAGGCATCCGTATCCGCCTCGGCAAGTCGGTCGTCCAGGCGACTCAATACCTGATCTGGGTCGACCGATACTCCGACCGTATCCAGGAGAGTGGCTGCTGCCTCGATGTCTGATCTGAGCGCGTCACCTGAACCCTGACCGATCGCGCGCCGAACGGCGTCTACATCGAGATCCGCAGCGAGTACATCCTCCTCGTCAGCGAGAGCGAGACGGAGGTACGTAGAGCGTGAGCGCTCGAATAGTACCTGGAGAGCCTCTGTAAATATCGTCGGATCTGGATTGTTCTCATCAACGGATGTTACGTTATAGGCGATTCCATACCGGGTTGTTCCGGCCTGAGTTCCTTTTCCGCCAAGCGGGTAGACAGCAGAACGTTCGCCGAATCTGGTATCCTGCAACGAGAACCGCTCACGGTAGCCGACAAACACCTCCTCTGGAACACTTCGGATATGGTCGATGGCTACCTCCAGATCTTCGCTGTGACCGGGTTGGAACGTTTCGCTCGTTTCGGCACTCAATGCGGCGAGAATGAGTGGTCGGCGACTACGGAGTTTTGCGGCGAGGCGCTCGTCCATCTCGGGGTTGGCCGAAGCATCAAGTTGAGCAGCCGATAGCTGTGGTCGATCGCCAGCCTGTGTCCGGAATTTACAATCGAGAGCTTCTGCAAGGGCAGCTCCTCGTCCCACAGTCGGCGTCTCTACGACCCACGGACCTTCCCACGATCCGTTTCGATCTTCCCACGGGAGTTGTTGGCTGTCGCTAAACCAGTAGCTCTCTCGGTCACGGACGAGTTCGACTGGTACCGATGCCCACCGATCGCCAGCCTTGACTGGGAAATGGGTAAGGAAGGGGAGTTCACCGAGCGTTGTGTCGTCACGGTCAAGGTAATCAGCGATGGGAGTAATGAGTCGTGAGTAGACGGTCTTCCAGCCGTCGGCGATGCCGCCAGTGGCCAACTGCTCGAGTGTCACAGGATTGTCCATCTCGGACATCAACGGCGCTGCTGCAAGCTCCTCCTGAATTTTCTGGAGACGGAGTGCAGCCTCTGGTGCCGACAGCTCTTCAAGCGGTCTGACGCCAAGCGTTTCCCAAATCGAAACGTCGACCTCAGTAGACGCCACATCGACTGTCGGTAGCCAGCTGCCGGTCTGTGACCCCTCGCCGGCGCGCTTAACCGCCCAAAGTATGGAGTTGTCGGACCACCAGTCCGGTGTGTGGACGGCGTTATGCTCACGCCACATTGACGCGGCGCGGAGCTGCCAATTAAGCAGTGTTGGGACCGTTTCCGTCCAGCCATGACGCCCGCCGTGGTCGGCACGACATGACCATCCCGTGGATAGGATCGACTGTTCGAGTCTGTCGCCGTGGGTGGCGAGGAGGTCACAAACGTACTCTACCCCCAGTCGAGCGAATGGATCGTCTGGACCCTCAGTAGAAATCCAGATCCACGCTTCCAAGGCGATATCGTAACTATCCAGCCCGCCCTCAACGGCTGACGGTTCAGTGGCGAGTTCGGTTTCGGTGTATCGGCCACGAAGATCCTTTACCGAGCAGTAATCGCTGTGGCCAGCCGTCGTTTGCGGACCGAACTCTGGTGCGGTGATCAAGTCGAGATACGATCCACTATCCTCACCACGGCTCCCGACAGCTGTCCTGTCGATGACTTGCTGTAGTGTTGTCCGGAGACTCGAAATCGACCGCTGGTCAACCTCAGAGCGAACATCGCCAACGTTCCACTCGAGCGGGTTCCAGTGGTCACGACCCCCCTTTGGCGTTTCCGTCTGTGCAAGGGCATCCACTTTCGGGAATGAAGAGAGTCCAAGGATGCCGAGGAGCTTTGCCGCCGTCGTCGGGCTGATACCCTGGTCGGCCAAGAACTGCCACCGATCATCGTTTGGCGGGCGGACGGTTGGGCCACCGTTCACCGGCTCAACCGAAGTTGTTGTCTGTTCATCAAAGTCTAAAGACAGTCTCTCCCAGGTATCGATCGGCTCGTTGACGT belongs to Halococcoides cellulosivorans and includes:
- a CDS encoding argonaute/piwi family protein → MSDFKLRRIMEPELLFADGETAKDPRGGLLKYGPRPRANIEEEVVNVGIVGDSRSISMMEELLRKMRTGIPSNSNRKRWRQPFPGLGVDSRLQFDYQTHEKWRGRIRQKDMDTIAEIPDRQERVQPAIRHLKHQIAGLGSQTPPPDITFVAIPERFVELCGDPNTDTGRIQTENSDFRSQVKLAGMEVGTPTQLMSPKALRGGPDVQHRSEFAWNIAVGMLYKAREGRPWKTASFDSQQCYAGISFYRERGADPDVRASIAQVFIEGGENFVIRGDPVQDIASDEAQTHLSYADAKRLVESILEKYGDYRDSQPNRLVLHKSSNFWPKESEGFDDGAAQVDVKEFVTIRNHHPLRLFPEGDNPPLRGTLALPPDRSEGYLYTTGYVPEQSVYNGPGVPTPIVVRPHEEHFSGDYRRLCREILTFTKLDWNSSDFCKRLPVTIGIANAVSEILAEPNADDINLQTHYYYYM
- a CDS encoding AAA family ATPase yields the protein MSDSNENHEGLQDRLELDPTTTGIRVGVRDDEGRFSHRELSNSVDDDDAFTFERADQQEAQRRHRVRVEGDSLAHEVWQRYKFDQSSTSEANDLRLLLEVPGSHPTEPADRFEIHGDTLASSLDCPTVHPLSSERVAGLSEQKEALRRFFQADNDDWGLAHRTGILLEGPPGTGKTELVMETCEELFGGMPVTISGPEILSKWVGESERMLRKQFQEARESQSQVLYIDEIDAIARSRSASSHEHSAQLVAQLLVLLDGVDAKTDDAPRVVASTNLSEVLDPALLRPGRLGNQPIEFHRPTATERKAIFHHYLEQIRVSDEGDLDEILSHAVTTPAESDWLDRIAEAAEGYTGADIEDVLVAAVTKVRTPGDGLQPPLSASTVREHVRQREKRGGTELSGDTVRAHESNEVRLSENGNAVAVDKDTTEEECRLIAADRARQTDETDEVVFRSLRAPQLLGADESATRDRVVAAFQHEDSDPLCLYLTELDSVIRSSDRAPLASIAVETIHEELLRWREDNLLIYESADGEPSLAVNHVELIE